The Pseudofrankia inefficax genome window below encodes:
- a CDS encoding alpha/beta hydrolase family protein produces MRGGYGVGQTEVTFVDHSRPTDAAPDRNLPRKPDRTIPVVVTYPTTAVPGAATDAPAVAGAGPAPGRFPLVVLSHGVTATGANVAAVIAAPLVRQGYVVASPTFPLSSGPGGTIFDLPNQPADVSFVITSLTTWSATAGTPLAGHVQANCLAIAGHSLGAATTLATAYLSCCRDPRVKAVVSMAGTLAAFKGTFDGNPPIPLLLLHGDQDQTVPVAKSTDIFTTLRGPRYFLTLHGANHVTIFYGPAGQALVHSETAFLDAYLKGDFTALHALPAEVGSSDLATYQTAT; encoded by the coding sequence GTGCGGGGCGGTTACGGCGTCGGCCAGACCGAGGTCACCTTCGTCGACCACAGCCGGCCGACGGACGCTGCCCCGGACCGCAACCTGCCCCGCAAGCCCGACCGCACGATCCCGGTAGTCGTGACCTACCCGACCACCGCGGTGCCCGGCGCGGCAACGGACGCGCCGGCCGTCGCGGGCGCCGGTCCAGCCCCGGGCCGGTTCCCCCTGGTCGTGCTGTCGCACGGGGTCACCGCGACCGGCGCCAACGTGGCAGCCGTCATCGCGGCGCCGCTGGTCCGCCAGGGCTATGTCGTCGCCTCGCCGACGTTCCCGCTTTCCAGCGGCCCGGGTGGGACCATCTTCGATCTGCCCAACCAGCCAGCCGACGTCAGCTTCGTCATCACATCGCTGACGACGTGGAGCGCGACAGCGGGCACGCCATTGGCCGGCCATGTCCAGGCGAACTGCCTGGCAATCGCCGGCCACTCACTCGGCGCCGCCACCACGCTAGCGACGGCTTACCTCTCCTGTTGCCGTGACCCCCGAGTCAAGGCCGTCGTATCGATGGCGGGAACCCTCGCCGCGTTCAAGGGAACCTTCGACGGCAACCCGCCCATACCGCTGCTCCTCCTGCACGGCGACCAGGACCAGACCGTTCCCGTCGCCAAGAGCACCGACATCTTCACGACGCTGCGCGGACCGCGCTACTTCCTGACCCTGCACGGCGCCAACCACGTGACAATCTTCTACGGCCCGGCCGGCCAGGCCCTCGTCCATTCCGAAACCGCGTTCCTCGACGCCTACCTCAAGGGCGACTTCACCGCGCTGCACGCACTGCCGGCCGAGGTCGGCAGCTCTGACCTCGCGACCTACCAGACGGCGACCTGA